A section of the Kluyveromyces lactis strain NRRL Y-1140 chromosome F complete sequence genome encodes:
- a CDS encoding uncharacterized protein (similar to uniprot|Q6Q5X2 Saccharomyces cerevisiae YDR034W-B Protein of unknown function; green fluorescent protein (GFP)-fusion protein) — protein MGRHRQPMYYQQPVYQQQQQPMYYQQPQQPVYVQQAPPRQDSGCCGTCCKALMCCCLFELCCSILSGP, from the coding sequence ATGGGCCGTCATCGACAGCCAATGTACTATCAACAACCAGTGTatcagcaacaacaacagccaATGTACTACCAACAGCCTCAGCAGCCGGTATACGTTCAGCAAGCTCCTCCAAGACAGGACAGTGGGTGTTGCGGGACGTGTTGTAAAGCATTAATGTGTTGTTGCTTGTTCGAGTTATGCTGTTCTATATTAAGCGGGCCTTAG
- the MRX18 gene encoding 17-beta-hydroxysteroid dehydrogenase-like protein (similar to uniprot|P38081 YBR056W Saccharomyces cerevisiae Hypothetical ORF) gives MFDKLKQKVLNKSREVTFLDLPQPGELKDERIFYQNRTNYGVNFGSMFVLEQYIFHSLFSAGGGNEFDAITNQVKASNSNDTAKKLSDHYDSYLNRVDWNWLRSVGCTAIRLPVGYWHVKNGELLKNGEKFYSLKDVYSKSKPWDRVKKVISLANENKIGVLLDLHGLPGGANGDAHSGEQSCGSATFFDESSFVKSIVDNVIPFVVQDLQSNVNLIGLQIVNEAQFDESGKKQKSYYEKAVEKVRSINSTLPVVISDGWWPQQWSDWVQEKKLFTDVIIDSHVYRCFSDSDKAKNVEKLIQDLSSSVQFDRSKADFTVAEFSCVIDGQSWDKTSGNRDDLVKKYGQAQTSIFQRQASWGWFFWTLQFESGDGGEWGYIPMVNKGAIPNRPTTWKKPDNGAINKLVEDHKNYWADKGGDKMEHWRFEDALRNTIKDIESFTTFNNSLLGRTCAWKYFRRVQYIKSKGDGEYMWEWEQGFDQAIANFNHY, from the coding sequence ATGTTCGATAAGCTAAAACAGAAGGTTTTGAATAAATCAAGAGAAGTAACGTTCTTGGACTTACCTCAACCAGGTGAATTGAAAGACGAACGAATTTTCTATCAGAACAGAACTAATTATGGTGTTAATTTCGGATCAATGTTCGTACTAGAGCAATATATCTTCCATAGTCTATTTTCTGCTGGTGGTGgtaatgaatttgatgCTATCACAAACCAGGTCAAAGCAAGCAACTCAAATGACACTGCCAAAAAATTATCTGATCATTATGATTCATATTTGAATCGTGTAGATTGGAATTGGTTAAGATCAGTTGGGTGTACTGCGATTAGGTTGCCTGTTGGATATTGGCATGTCAAAAATGGtgaattattgaaaaatggcGAGAAGTTCTATAGCTTGAAGGACGTTTATTCCAAGTCGAAACCATGGGACAGAGTGAAAAAGGTGATTTCTTTGGCAAATGAGAATAAAATTGGAGTTCTATTGGATTTACATGGATTACCAGGCGGAGCTAATGGAGATGCCCATAGTGGCGAACAAAGCTGTGGTTCTGCtactttctttgatgaatcGAGTTTCGTCAAATCAATCGTTGATAATGTTATACCTTTTGTGGTGCAAGATCTACAATCAAATGTAAATTTAATCGGATTGCAAATTGTCAATGAAGCTCAATTTGATGAAAGCGgtaagaaacaaaaatctTATTATGAAAAGGCTGTCGAAAAAGTGCGTTCTATCAACAGTACCTTACCGGTGGTTATTTCAGATGGCTGGTGGCCTCAACAGTGGTCTGACTGGGTTcaggaaaaaaaactatTCACCGACGTTATAATCGACTCACATGTGTATCGATGCTTCAGCGATTCGGACAAGGCCAAGAacgttgaaaaattgattcAAGATTTATCATCCTCAGTGCAATTTGACAGGTCTAAGGCAGATTTCACAGTAGCTGAGTTTTCCTGTGTCATTGATGGTCAAAGCTGGGACAAGACTTCCGGAAACAGAGATGATCTTGTGAAGAAATATGGACAAGCACAGACAAGTATATTCCAGAGGCAGGCATCCTGGGGATGGTTCTTCTGGActcttcaatttgaatcTGGAGATGGAGGAGAATGGGGATATATTCCTATGGTCAATAAAGGCGCTATTCCAAACAGACCCACGACGTGGAAGAAACCCGACAATGGTGCAATCAATAAACTTGTTGAAGACCACAAAAACTACTGGGCTGACAAAGGTGGTGACAAGATGGAACACTGGAGATTTGAGGACGCTCTTCGCAATACAATCAAGGACATCGAATCGTTCACGACATTTAACAATTCACTCTTAGGAAGAACCTGTGCttggaaatatttcagAAGAGTACAGTATATAAAAAGTAAGGGTGATGGAGAATATATGTGGGAATGGGAACAAGGGTTTGATCAAGCTATAGCCAACTTCAATCATTATTAG
- the DET1 gene encoding acid phosphatase DET1 (similar to uniprot|Q7LHX4 Saccharomyces cerevisiae YDR051C Hypothetical ORF) gives MKPRLILLIRHGESESNKDKKVNEHTPNHLIPLTKNGRYQARMAGIEILKLLNVDDDSITKDIEAEEDYVEDRPQLEQNYQRVKSTKDTDLVFYTSPYRRTRETLKGIIEMIDRYNELNCGIRVCEGETYQPLGTRRLAHWQCPVFPSAVFENNESVTNFKLINNTETNPSLIHEEKHFLHYRVKEEPRIREQDFGNFQKTASMTEVMNTRANYGHFFFRFPQGESAADVYDRCSGFQESLFRHFEKSGGKKRDVVAIVTHGIFLRVFLMKWFRWTYEEFESLTNVPNGSVIVMELDEKDDRYVLRTTLPKWC, from the coding sequence ATGAAACCTAGATTAATATTGCTGATCAGACATGGTGAAAGTGAATCTAATAAAGATAAGAAAGTGAATGAACACACTCCAAACCATTTGATCCCGTTAACGAAGAATGGGAGATATCAGGCCAGAATGGCCGGTAtagaaattttgaaactgTTGAATGTCGACGACGATTCGATCACCAAGGATATTGAGGCTGAAGAGGATTACGTTGAAGATAGACCACAACTGGAGCAAAACTATCAAAGGGTGAAATCCACTAAGGATACGGATCTAGTATTTTACACCTCTCCATACCGTAGAACCAGAGAAACATTGAAAGGGATCATTGAGATGATTGATAGATACAACGAATTGAATTGCGGCATAAGAGTATGCGAGGGGGAAACGTATCAACCTTTGGGAACAAGAAGATTGGCACACTGGCAATGCCCCGTGTTTCCAAGTGCAGTGTTcgaaaataatgaaagcGTAACGAATTTTAAACTAATTAACAATACTGAGACCAATCCGAGTCTTATACATGAGGAGAAACATTTCCTTCACTACCGTGTGAAGGAAGAGCCTCGGATTAGGGAACAAGATTTTGGTAATTTCCAGAAGACTGCATCGATGACCGAGGTGATGAATACAAGAGCTAATTACGgtcattttttcttcaggTTCCCTCAAGGTGAATCTGCTGCAGACGTTTACGACCGGTGTTCAGGGTTTCAGGAATCGTTATTTCGCCATTTCGAGAAAAGTGGAGGGAAAAAAAGGGACGTGGTAGCTATTGTTACACATGGTATATTCTTACGCGTGTTCTTAATGAAATGGTTTAGATGGACATACGAAGAGTTTGAATCATTAACTAACGTTCCGAACGGTAGTGTCATCGTGATggaattggatgaaaagGATGACAGATACGTATTGCGGACAACATTGCCCAAATGGTGCTGA
- the TPI1 gene encoding triose-phosphate isomerase TPI1 (highly similar to uniprot|P00942 Saccharomyces cerevisiae YDR050C TPI1 induced under stress conditions triosephosphate isomerase), translating into MARTFFIGGNFKMNGSKASIKEIVDRLNGASIPSNVEVVIAPPAIYLDHAVALNKRKEVKISAQNAYSKASGAYTGENSVEQIKDVGAEWVILGHSERRTYFNETDEIVAEKTKFALDSGVKVILCIGETLEEKQQNITLQVVQRQLQAVLEKVQDWTNVVVAYEPVWAIGTGLAATAEDAQDIHHSIREFLAEKLSRDVADSVRILYGGSANGKNAVTFKDKADVDGFLVGGASLKPEFVDIINSRV; encoded by the coding sequence ATGGCTAGAACATTCTTCATTGGTGGTAACTTCAAGATGAACGGAAGCAAGGCTTCCATCAAGGAAATCGTTGACAGATTGAATGGAGCTTCCATCCCATCTAACGTCGAAGTGGTTATCGCTCCACCAGCTATCTACTTGGACCACGCTGTTGCATTAAACAAGAGAAAGGAAGTTAAAATCTCTGCTCAAAATGCATACTCCAAGGCTTCCGGTGCTTACACTGGTGAAAACTCCGTTGAACAAATCAAGGATGTCGGTGCTGAATGGGTTATCTTGGGTCACTctgaaagaagaacttaCTTCAACGAAACTGATGAAATCGTCGCCGAAAAAACCAAATTTGCTTTGGACAGCGGTGTCAAGGTTATCCTATGTATCGGTgaaactttggaagaaaagcAACAAAACATCACTCTACAAGTCGTCCAAAGACAATTGCAAGCCGTATTGGAAAAGGTTCAAGACTGGACTAACGTAGTCGTTGCCTACGAACCAGTCTGGGCTATTGGTACCGGTTTGGCTGCTACTGCTGAAGATGCTCAAGATATCCACCACTCCATCAGAGAATTCTTGGCTGAAAAGCTATCCAGAGATGTCGCTGACTCTGTTAGAATCTTGTACGGTGGTTCTGCTAACGGTAAGAACGCTGTTACCTTCAAGGACAAGGCTGATGTCGATGGTTTCTTGGTCGGTGGTGCTTCTTTGAAGCCAGAATTCGTTGACATCATCAACTCCAGAGTTTAA
- the ALG14 gene encoding N-acetylglucosaminyldiphosphodolichol N-acetylglucosaminyltransferase anchoring subunit ALG14 (similar to uniprot|P38242 Saccharomyces cerevisiae YBR070C ALG14 Essential protein required for the second step of dolichyl-linked oligosaccharide synthesis; involved in N-linked glycosylation; similar to bacterial glycosyltransferases): MLLTTAWCLLIWSVTLLLVRICLVIPIFHSSREAGPLTKDKDNVGGRMKNLVLFIFLGSGGHTGEMLRLIEHYQGMLLESAVTIHVGYSDDDSIIKFKNKIHQISVSNTLRAKVIYHRFDKARDVGSSLAGSIKSIIKTAIRSMVLTYRIKSSMRGHPNLTLLNGPGTCCIITFWLKLYHIFLWQPSKIVYVESLARTNRLSLTGMILYPLADEFVVQWADLLPIYPKAKYYGVLV, translated from the coding sequence ATGCTGCTGACTACTGCATGGTGTTTGTTGATATGGAGTGTGACGTTGCTTCTTGTACGAATCTGCTTGGTGATTCCTATTTTCCACAGTAGTAGAGAAGCGGGTCCTCTGACCAAAGACAAGGATAATGTAGGGGGTagaatgaagaatttggttCTATTTATTTTCTTGGGTTCTGGAGGCCATACCGGTGAGATGTTAAGATTAATTGAACACTATCAAGGTATGCTTCTTGAAAGTGCAGTTACGATTCATGTTGGTTATTCGGATGATGATAGCATAATaaagttcaagaacaagataCATCAGATCTCTGTTTCAAATACATTACGAGCAAAGGTAATATATCACCGCTTTGATAAAGCACGTGATGTGGGTAGTTCACTAGCAGGTTCAATAAAATCTATCATTAAAACTGCAATCAGATCTATGGTACTCACATATCGTATAAAGTCCTCCATGCGAGGCCATCCCAATTTAACTTTACTCAATGGGCCCGGGACATGCTGCATTATTACATTTTGGCTCAAATTATACCATATATTTTTGTGGCAACCGTCTAAAATCGTATATGTAGAGTCCTTGGCTCGTACTAACCGCTTGAGTTTGACTGGAATGATATTGTATCCACTAGCGGATGAGTTTGTAGTACAATGGGCCGACTTATTGCCAATATACCCAAAAGCCAAATACTACGGAGTGCTTGTttag
- a CDS encoding uncharacterized protein (conserved hypothetical protein) — protein sequence MSKPRSQLKRSTVILDDNMVREYKLAVEKLAPVDQRNNTNTRSESSKSITSMMTMDSVLSRDNSIMDLLLEQQTLEDENENDMEVVFLTKDDTNADLDWNIWEAESYVLTRTSLEFQTK from the coding sequence ATGAGCAAACCAAGAAGTCAGTTGAAGCGCAGCACTGTTATCCTAGACGACAATATGGTACGCGAATACAAACTCGCTGTTGAGAAACTTGCGCCAGTGGATCAGAGAAATAATACTAATACCAGATCAGAATCTAGTAAGTCCATCACCTCCATGATGACGATGGACTCCGTattgtcacgtgataacTCCATCATGGACTTACTTCTGGAGCAACAGACGTTAGAGGATGAGAATGAGAATGATATGGAAGTGGTTTTTCTGACAAAGGATGATACGAATGCCGATTTAGACTGGAACATTTGGGAAGCAGAAAGCTATGTTCTCACCAGAACCTCACTAGAGTTTCAAACGAAATAG
- the HSP26 gene encoding chaperone protein HSP26 (similar to uniprot|P15992 Saccharomyces cerevisiae YBR072W HSP26 Small heat shock protein with chaperone activity that is regulated by a heat induced transition from an inactive oligomeric (24-mer) complex to an active dimer induced by heat upon entry into stationary phase and during sporulation), whose protein sequence is MSFNSPFLEFFDAINQEVDQFNRLLNSSGVVAPKKIEGNYPADSRQVAKQSKNNSNSLSNWFKDPWFADLGQNLIPPLDILDHEKEYEVHVSVPGIKEKKDINLEYHKDANEIVISGEIPDVTTEETKDSAKIRERRYGKFSRVVRLPDSPGIDVENIKANYTNGVLVLNVPKLKPTEEDKAKVYKIEVGDEAAKL, encoded by the coding sequence ATGTCTTTTAACTCACCATTTTTGGAATTCTTCGACGCTATCAACCAAGAGGTTGACCAATTTAACAGATTGTTGAATTCGAGTGGAGTTGTTGCtccaaagaaaattgaaggtAATTATCCTGCTGATTCGAGACAGGTCGCAAAACAGTCCAAGAACAATAGTAACTCATTATCAAACTGGTTCAAAGACCCATGGTTTGCTGACCTAGGTCAAAATTTGATTCCTCCTTTGGACATCTTGGATCATGAAAAGGAATACGAAGTTCATGTTAGCGTCCCAGGCatcaaggaaaagaaagatattaACTTAGAGTACCACAAGGATGCCAATGAAATCGTCATATCAGGTGAGATCCCAGACGTGACAACTGAGGAGACCAAAGATTCTGCAAAGataagagaaagaagatatgGTAAATTTAGCAGAGTTGTCAGATTACCAGATTCCCCAGGTATCGACGTTGAAAACATCAAGGCAAACTACACTAACGGTGTCTTAGTCTTGAATGTTCCAAAATTGAAACCTACTGAAGAGGATAAGGCTAAGGTCTATAAGATTGAAGTTGGCGATGAAGCTGCTAAATTGTAA
- the EMP70 gene encoding Emp70p (similar to uniprot|P32802 Saccharomyces cerevisiae YLR083C EMP70 Protein whose 24kDa cleavage product is found in endosome-enriched membrane fractions predicted to be a transmembrane protein), protein MFTYLWRSLLVSTLIGSLLVEAFYLPGVAPTTYHEGDDLPLLVNHLTPSQFYKHYDTDQHDTGDKEGFLYSYDYYYKKFHFCQPAELKKQPESLGSIIFGDRIYNSPFKLQLLKNVECQSLCKSVIPGKDAKFINKLILNGFFQNWIIDGLPAARKMEDTKTNKIFYGNGFELGLVDVLSDYEPDTRSLHDELELQLNAKKNVLSPGDKVTEIPYFVNHYDIQIEYHDRGENNYRIVGVTVNPASIKRDSPDSCESTGKSLVLSETEDNEVYFTYSVKFIKSDTVWATRWDKYLHVYDPKIQWFSLINFSTIVVLLSSVMLHSLYSALKNDLARYNELNLDTDFEEETGWKLIHGDVFRSPNKALLLSVLVGSGGQLALMLTTTILFACLGFLSPSSRGSLSTVMFLLYAIFGSFGSFTSMATYKFFNGKAWRLNLVLTPLLVPGSILTVVLGLNFFLIFVHSSGAIPFQTMLVLVLLWFVISIPLSAIGSVIAWKKCNWNEHPTKTNQIARQIPFQPWYLKTIPVALLAGIFPFGSIAVELYFIYSSLWFNKIYYMFGFLFFSFILLALTTSLITVLLTYHSLCMENWKWQWRSFVIGGCGCAFYVFCHSILFTKFRLGGLTTIVLYLGYSILISGLCCLVTGAIGFLSSLILVRKIYSCVKVD, encoded by the coding sequence ATGTTTACTTACTTGTGGCGAAGCTTGTTGGTTTCTACGCTCATAGGATCGCTTTTAGTCGAAGCGTTCTATTTACCTGGCGTGGCACCAACTACATACCATGAAGGCGATGATTTACCGTTATTGGTCAATCATTTGACTCCATCTCAATTTTATAAACATTACGACACAGATCAACATGACACTGGTGATAAAGAAGGATTTTTGTACTCTTATGACTATTACTACAAGAAGTTCCATTTCTGTCAACCagcagaattgaaaaagcAGCCAGAGTCCTTGGGATCGATTATTTTCGGTGATCGAATCTATAATTCTCCGTTCAAGTTacaattgttgaaaaatgtgGAATGTCAATCGTTGTGTAAGTCAGTGATCCCAGGCAAAGATGCAAAATTCATTAACaaattgatcttgaatGGATTTTTCCAGAACTGGATCATTGATGGTTTACCTGCTGCAAGAAAAATGGAGGACaccaaaacaaacaagatCTTTTACGGTAACGGATTTGAGTTGGGTCTTGTTGATGTATTATCGGATTACGAGCCTGACACTAGGTCTTTGCATGATGAATTAGAGTTGCAGCTAAACGCGAAGAAAAACGTGTTATCTCCAGGGGATAAAGTTACGGAAATTCCATATTTTGTTAATCACTACGAcattcaaattgaatacCATGACAGAGGTGAGAACAACTACCGTATTGTCGGTGTTACCGTTAATCCTGCTTCTATAAAACGTGATAGCCCTGATAGTTGTGAAAGTACGGGTAAATCTTTGGTACTAAGCGAAACCGAGGATAATGAAGTTTATTTCACATACTCAGttaaattcatcaagagTGACACAGTATGGGCTACTAGATGGGATAAATACCTACACGTCTACgatccaaagattcaatGGTTCTCATTGATAAACTTCTCTACTATTGTTGTTTTGTTGTCTTCTGTTATGTTGCACTCATTGTATAgtgctttgaagaatgattTAGCTCGTTACAACGAGCTAAACTTGGACACCgatttcgaagaagaaactggTTGGAAGTTGATTCACGGTGATGTGTTCCGTTCCCCAAACAAAGCACTACTTCTATCTGTTCTAGTTGGCTCTGGTGGTCAACTAGCACTAATGTTAACGACAACCATCTTATTTGCGTGTCTCGGATTCTTGTCCCCAAGTTCTCGCGGTTCTTTGTCTACCGTCATGTTTTTGCTATATGCCATTTTTGGATCTTTCGGTTCCTTTACATCTATGGCCACTTAcaagttcttcaatggaAAAGCATGGAGGTTGAACCTCGTGCTCACCCCACTTTTGGTACCAGGATCTATTTTGACTGTGGTCCTCGGATTgaacttttttttaatCTTTGTACACTCCTCAGGCGCTATTCCATTCCAGACCATGCTTGTATTAGTTCTACTATGGTTCGTTATCTCGATTCCTTTATCGGCTATCGGATCCGTCATTGCATGGAAAAAATGTAATTGGAATGAACATCCAACAAAGACCAACCAAATAGCAAGACAAATTCCATTCCAACCATGGTACTTAAAGACTATTCCAGTGGCATTACTCGCAGGAATATTCCCATTCGGTTCAATTGCCGTTGAGTTATATTTCATCTACTCTTCTCTATGGTTCAACAAAATTTATTACATGTTTGgatttttattcttttccttcatATTGCTCGCCTTAACAACATCATTGATCACCGTTCTTTTGACATATCACTCGCTATGTATGGAAAATTGGAAATGGCAATGGAGAAGTTTCGTTATCGGAGGATGCGGTTGTGCATTTTATGTTTTCTGTCACTCTATACTTTTCACCAAGTTTAGATTAGGAGGTTTAACAACGATTGTTTTATACTTGGGTTACTCCATACTAATTAGTGGTCTATGTTGTTTAGTGACAGGTGCAATCGGATTTTTGAGTAGTTTAATTCTTGTCAGAAAAATCTACTCTTGCGTGAAAGTTGATTAG